The genomic window TATGCTATTACAAAAGGTATTATACAAATCACATCAGAAGTGAGTCTAACTGCTCGTCCATTCTTTGAGAAGCAAAAATACGTGGTGAAGAAGGAACAAAAACGACAGGCAAATAAATTGAATTTGACTAATTTTTGGATGGCAAAAACCTTATCTGTAATAAAACCATATCATGGTCGTATTCCTGCTTGTGGTGTGTTCTGTGGCGGTTGTCCAAGCTACACACGAGATGAAAAAATTTGTCAGGGAGCAGAGGAAAACAAAACCCGCTGTGAAAAATGTAGAACATTTTACCTGTGTTGCGTTGAGAAAGGAATAACACACTGCTACCAATGTCATCTATTTCCTTGTACTAAGTTCAAAGGTTTTACAAAACGTTGGTTAAAGTATGGGCAAGACTTTATTGAAAATCAGAAATTTTTAAAGCAGGTGGGTGAAATGGAATTTTTGAGGTTTTATAATGAAAAGGTTACAGATTAAGTTTAGTCCATTTCTCTTGTATATCTAAAATGAACTAAACCTTTGTTTTTATTGAAAGTTGTTAGCCTATCTCCTTTGAAAGAAATCTCTTGAATTCTTCCTCACTGGGCAACTGGATTTTATACTTTTGTACAAAAATATTTGGGTCTAATCCTGCTGTGGCATAACGAACTAAAGTATCTCCTTTTTCAGTACAAAGCAAAATACCGATTGGTGGATTATCATCGGGCTGCATTACTTCTGCTTTGAAGTAGTTTAGATACATATTCAGTTGGGATGCATATTCATGGTGGAATTTGTCAATTTTTAAATCCACTATGACATGGCATTTCAATATGCGGTGATAGAAAACGAGGTCAGCAAAGAAGTAATCTTCATCTATCAGTATGCGTTTTTGGCGAGCTTCAAAGCAGAAGCCGTGTCCCATTTCCAGAAGGAACTTTTGTAAATTATCAAGGATGGCTTGCTCTAAATCATTCTCTGTAACTAATGCCCGTTCATTTAACCCTAAGAACTCTAAGGTCAAGGGAGTATTTATTACATCCGCAGGCTGTAGTTGTGTGGTTTGTTGTTGTACTAATGCTGAAAGTGCTTCTTTGTTTTTGGATAGTCCGCTACGCTCATAATATAATGAGTTGATTTGACGTTCCAGTTCTCTAAAAGACCAGCATCCCCTAATTGCTTCGAATTCATAAAAAGCACGTTTAGTCGGATTGTCTAATTGAGATATACTTTTTAAATGAGAATAGGGTAACTTGTTAAAGACCTTTTTAGGTGATAGCGTCAATGCATTGTTTTGTCTATCAGTTAGTTGCAATTTGGCGGACGGTGTGTGCCGAATTTTCGAACCTGACATAACGTAGTGAAGAACCTCATCTTTCAACTGTGGATACACAAGATATAAACGTCTGAAATACCGGAATCTACGTTCGTTAAGCCCTTTGGTATTTAGTTGTTTTTCCAACTTCTTCAAAAGCTGCTCACCATAGGCTGCACGGTCTTCTCCGTTTTGTTCAAATTCCACGATATAACAGCCCATAAGCCAGTTACGGGAAGTTAGTGCAAGGTTTACAGAGTGTGCTGCTTGTGCTTACAGCGTGTCTTGAATGGCACTTCTCCGTATGTTTCAGCCCGCTATGTCCGAGCAAACTGGCTACTGTTTTAATATTAGCACCATTGTTAAGGATATTCACTGCAAATGAGTGACGGCCGCAATGCCAGCTTATGTGCTTGTCTATTCCGGTTCTTTTCACCCAACGCTTCACTGATTTACAGCAGCTTTCATAGGATGGTAGATTAAATATAAGCACATCTTTGTTGCCATCCGCAAGAGGTTCACCAATAATAGAGACCAAACCGTCATTCAAAGGAATGACTACTCCACTAGCAGAAGAATGCCCTTTGGTCTTATTCTGTTCAAACTTCAATAGCTTGTTTGAGTAGTCTACATTCTTATATGTAAGGTCTTTCAGTATCACATCGTGTTCGATGGTATAGCGTATCACTTTCTTGAAACGCTGATAGATACTTTTTGCTCCCTCGCCAACGCTACGGGATTGCAAATAGTCTACAAACAGAACCATCATATCCTTAGTGATAAATTCGGGTTTGATGTTGCATTCATATAATGGGTACTGTTCTTTCAGAAAGTCCTTAAAGCGGCTGAATGCAATCTGCATCATGCGCAGGTCTTTCTTAATATTTATGGCTAATCAGTTAAAGAAATTCCTTTCTTTGGAGATTGAACGGTTCAATGCTTCGCAGAAGAAAGGATTTAGCTTTATGTTTTGATGTAAAATGCTTTTTCATAGTTCCTCTATAATAGAAGCTCACGCTAGTAGCCAAGAGGTAGTGTGGCATGTTTAGAACATGTATTCCCAAAAAGAAGAAGGAATCTGCTCTTTTGTCGAAAAAAAGTCTTATGTTTACGCACGATATGAAAAACAGGGTTTATATAGGCCCTGATATCAGTAAATAACCAACCTT from Parabacteroides distasonis ATCC 8503 includes these protein-coding regions:
- a CDS encoding GNAT family N-acetyltransferase; amino-acid sequence: MKMDFKIRIAQQSDSAELRDLYKNTVLVVNRRDYSQDEVEDWASCGDDLSNIEEMIKTHYFIVAVNQLSQIVGFSSITPQGYLHSMFIHADFQGKGIATMLLEEIERYAITKGIIQITSEVSLTARPFFEKQKYVVKKEQKRQANKLNLTNFWMAKTLSVIKPYHGRIPACGVFCGGCPSYTRDEKICQGAEENKTRCEKCRTFYLCCVEKGITHCYQCHLFPCTKFKGFTKRWLKYGQDFIENQKFLKQVGEMEFLRFYNEKVTD
- a CDS encoding PDDEXK nuclease domain-containing protein, which translates into the protein MGCYIVEFEQNGEDRAAYGEQLLKKLEKQLNTKGLNERRFRYFRRLYLVYPQLKDEVLHYVMSGSKIRHTPSAKLQLTDRQNNALTLSPKKVFNKLPYSHLKSISQLDNPTKRAFYEFEAIRGCWSFRELERQINSLYYERSGLSKNKEALSALVQQQTTQLQPADVINTPLTLEFLGLNERALVTENDLEQAILDNLQKFLLEMGHGFCFEARQKRILIDEDYFFADLVFYHRILKCHVIVDLKIDKFHHEYASQLNMYLNYFKAEVMQPDDNPPIGILLCTEKGDTLVRYATAGLDPNIFVQKYKIQLPSEEEFKRFLSKEIG